A stretch of Halomonas elongata DSM 2581 DNA encodes these proteins:
- a CDS encoding TetR/AcrR family transcriptional regulator, translated as MSQRQTQEQRSRQTQAKIMQATLECVLNQGIRATSTVDVARAAGVSRGALVHHYPTKESLMQAALADLLEREVESVRELAQRLREGELDVDGLLQALHEHFKGDLFMVTLEYLTTARTDPAILSVLEPLAARFNASLEQIWEQLVANGAHASDENRVALNATLCMMRGMGAQSIWRDDPALYRDMLLFWKRMLLETGYIGVSLSPGDAT; from the coding sequence ATGAGCCAACGCCAGACCCAGGAACAGCGCTCCCGCCAGACCCAGGCCAAGATCATGCAGGCCACGCTGGAATGCGTGCTGAACCAGGGCATCCGCGCCACTTCCACGGTCGATGTGGCCCGCGCCGCCGGCGTATCCCGCGGCGCCCTGGTCCACCACTACCCGACCAAGGAATCGCTGATGCAGGCCGCGCTCGCCGACCTCCTCGAACGCGAGGTGGAAAGCGTGCGCGAACTGGCCCAGCGCCTGCGGGAAGGCGAGTTAGACGTGGACGGTCTGCTGCAGGCACTGCACGAGCACTTCAAGGGCGACCTGTTCATGGTCACCCTGGAATACCTCACCACCGCCCGCACCGATCCCGCCATCTTGAGCGTGCTGGAACCGCTGGCGGCACGCTTCAATGCATCGCTGGAGCAGATCTGGGAGCAGCTCGTCGCCAATGGCGCCCACGCCAGCGACGAGAATCGCGTCGCCCTGAACGCCACCCTGTGCATGATGCGCGGCATGGGCGCCCAGAGCATCTGGCGCGACGACCCGGCGCTCTACCGCGACATGCTGCTGTTCTGGAAGCGCATGCTGCTCGAGACCGGCTACATCGGTGTCTCTCTGAGCCCGGGAGATGCCACATGA
- a CDS encoding TRAP transporter small permease encodes MNRPPTLRSLALGIETLSDWINRATLILGALFLILMALHVTLDVALRYFVGRSFPGTLEIVSFYYMVALVFLPLAYTERMGEHINVDVLVGRFPPSVQLSLYLFAGTLGVIYFAMLGYQGYLDALEATASQETAMANFTFYLWPSRWALPLGFGAICLAIVANMLKAIRLRQAL; translated from the coding sequence ATGAACCGTCCCCCCACACTTCGTTCTCTCGCCCTGGGCATCGAAACCCTCAGCGACTGGATCAACCGCGCCACCCTGATACTGGGCGCCTTGTTCCTGATACTGATGGCCCTGCACGTGACCCTGGATGTCGCGCTGCGCTACTTCGTCGGGCGGTCGTTCCCCGGCACGCTGGAGATCGTCTCCTTCTACTACATGGTGGCGCTGGTGTTCCTGCCGCTGGCCTACACCGAGCGCATGGGCGAGCACATCAACGTCGACGTGCTGGTCGGCCGCTTCCCGCCCTCCGTGCAGCTCTCGCTCTACCTGTTCGCCGGCACCCTGGGTGTGATCTATTTCGCCATGCTCGGCTACCAGGGCTACCTGGACGCACTGGAGGCCACCGCGTCCCAGGAGACCGCCATGGCCAATTTCACCTTCTACCTGTGGCCCAGCCGCTGGGCGCTGCCGCTCGGCTTTGGCGCCATCTGCCTCGCCATCGTCGCCAACATGTTGAAAGCCATCCGCCTTCGCCAGGCGCTCTAG
- a CDS encoding TRAP transporter large permease: protein MSHLEIGVAGIVAALSLIALRVPIGVALGLVSIVGIGQLVNMRVAWGMISATPFDFAGTWELTAAPMFLFMGYLCTATRMTEGLFQAMRLYLARLPGGLAVASVMASAFFAAASGSSVATSAAMSRIAVPEMLKRHYDKGLATGTVAASGTLGSLIPPSVLLVLYGVYAQVSVGQLFMAGFLPGLLSALLYILMIMARVKARPGLAGHAQVTSTWDEKWQAFRHIWPLPLLISAVLGGIFLGVFSPTEAGAVGTTIAALIALARRTLTFTAIREALVRTAVNTASIFIILIGSLFFTRFLAMSGVPAAFSELILGVSTETWWIILAVALIYLVLGMFIDSIGLMLLTLPLILPLVEGADLNLVWFGIIVVKLLEVGLVTPPIGLNVYVIKGALGKSVTLPEVFRGVSWFIAMDIVTLLLIVLIPALSLYLPQQML, encoded by the coding sequence ATGAGTCATCTCGAGATCGGCGTGGCCGGCATCGTCGCCGCCCTCTCCCTGATCGCCCTGCGCGTGCCCATCGGTGTCGCCCTGGGGCTGGTCTCCATCGTCGGCATCGGCCAGCTGGTCAACATGCGCGTCGCCTGGGGCATGATCTCCGCCACCCCTTTCGACTTCGCCGGCACCTGGGAGCTGACCGCCGCACCCATGTTCCTGTTCATGGGCTACCTGTGCACCGCCACCCGCATGACCGAGGGCCTGTTCCAGGCCATGCGGCTCTATCTCGCGCGGCTGCCCGGCGGGCTCGCGGTCGCCAGCGTGATGGCCTCGGCCTTCTTCGCCGCGGCATCCGGATCCAGCGTGGCTACCTCCGCGGCCATGTCGCGCATCGCCGTGCCGGAGATGCTCAAACGGCACTACGACAAGGGCCTGGCCACCGGCACCGTGGCCGCCTCCGGCACCCTGGGCTCGCTGATCCCGCCCAGCGTGCTGCTGGTGCTCTACGGCGTCTACGCCCAGGTCTCGGTGGGCCAGCTGTTCATGGCCGGCTTCCTGCCCGGGCTGCTCTCGGCGCTGCTCTATATCCTGATGATCATGGCTCGGGTCAAGGCCAGGCCGGGGCTGGCCGGTCACGCTCAGGTCACCTCCACCTGGGACGAAAAGTGGCAGGCCTTCCGCCATATCTGGCCGCTGCCGCTGCTGATCAGCGCGGTGCTGGGCGGTATCTTCCTCGGCGTGTTCTCGCCCACCGAGGCCGGAGCGGTCGGCACCACCATCGCCGCGCTGATCGCCCTGGCGCGCCGTACCCTGACCTTCACGGCGATCCGCGAGGCCCTGGTGCGCACCGCCGTCAACACCGCCAGCATCTTCATCATCCTGATCGGCTCGCTGTTCTTCACCCGCTTCCTGGCCATGAGCGGCGTACCCGCCGCCTTCTCGGAGCTGATCCTCGGCGTCAGCACCGAGACCTGGTGGATCATCCTCGCCGTGGCGCTGATCTACCTGGTGCTCGGCATGTTCATCGACTCCATCGGCCTGATGCTGTTGACCCTGCCGCTGATCCTGCCGCTGGTAGAGGGCGCAGACCTCAACCTGGTGTGGTTCGGCATCATCGTGGTCAAGCTGCTGGAAGTCGGCCTGGTCACCCCACCGATCGGCCTCAACGTCTACGTGATCAAGGGCGCACTGGGCAAGAGCGTGACCCTGCCCGAGGTGTTCCGCGGCGTCAGCTGGTTCATCGCCATGGACATCGTCACCCTGCTGCTGATCGTGCTGATCCCGGCGCTCTCGCTCTATCTCCCCCAACAGATGCTGTGA
- a CDS encoding metal-dependent hydrolase family protein, whose protein sequence is MTTTRFINANVIDTRAGRVLPGREVRIRDGRIVEVSDTPLVGEDDRVIDVNGHYLMPGLVDAHVHVTAITPNFALLETLSPFYVGAKSSELLEAMLMRGFTTVRDAGGADYGLANAVDEDSLIGPRLLYCGNALSQTGGHGDMRGPGQQTFEGCFCCAGLGRVCDGVSEVRRAARDEIRKGATQIKIMASGGVSSPTDRIDSTQFSLEEIDAIVEEATAANIHTMAHAYTARAINRLIPRGVKTIEHGNLMDEESCRLFLEHNAYLTPTLATYDALAKEGVAAGMAEHLQRKVFDVLEAGGRALEMAQRHGVKMLYGSDLLGRMQRHQLNEFHLRKDVVPADDLIRAATCNAADAFGYVGDFGEVIPGSRADLLVVHDNPLEDITTLTDPEAQLLMIMKGGKVYREGSVALTSR, encoded by the coding sequence ATGACCACCACCCGCTTCATCAACGCCAACGTCATCGACACTCGCGCCGGTCGCGTGCTGCCCGGCCGCGAAGTGCGTATCCGGGACGGCCGCATCGTCGAGGTCAGCGACACCCCCCTCGTCGGCGAGGACGACCGCGTCATCGACGTGAACGGCCACTACCTGATGCCCGGCCTGGTGGATGCCCACGTCCACGTCACCGCCATCACGCCCAACTTCGCGCTGCTCGAGACGCTCTCGCCCTTCTATGTGGGCGCCAAGTCCAGCGAACTGTTGGAGGCGATGCTGATGCGCGGCTTTACCACCGTGCGCGACGCTGGCGGCGCCGACTACGGCCTGGCCAACGCCGTCGACGAGGACAGCCTGATCGGCCCGCGGCTGCTCTACTGCGGCAATGCCCTCTCGCAGACCGGCGGCCACGGCGACATGCGCGGCCCGGGCCAGCAGACCTTCGAGGGCTGCTTCTGCTGCGCCGGGCTTGGCCGGGTCTGCGACGGGGTCAGCGAGGTGCGTCGCGCGGCCCGCGACGAAATCCGCAAGGGCGCCACCCAGATCAAGATCATGGCCTCCGGCGGCGTATCCTCGCCCACCGACCGCATCGACAGCACCCAGTTCTCGTTGGAGGAGATCGACGCTATCGTCGAGGAAGCCACCGCCGCCAACATCCACACCATGGCCCACGCCTACACTGCCCGCGCTATCAACCGGCTGATCCCGCGGGGCGTGAAGACCATCGAGCACGGCAACCTGATGGACGAGGAGAGCTGCCGCCTGTTTCTGGAGCACAACGCCTACCTGACGCCGACGCTTGCCACCTACGACGCCCTGGCCAAGGAAGGCGTAGCGGCCGGCATGGCCGAGCACCTGCAGCGCAAGGTGTTCGACGTGCTGGAGGCCGGCGGCCGCGCGCTGGAGATGGCGCAGAGGCACGGCGTGAAGATGCTCTACGGATCCGACCTGCTCGGCCGCATGCAGCGCCACCAGCTCAACGAGTTTCACCTGCGCAAGGACGTGGTGCCCGCAGATGACTTGATCCGCGCCGCCACATGCAACGCCGCCGACGCCTTCGGCTACGTCGGTGACTTCGGCGAGGTCATCCCCGGCTCCCGTGCCGACCTGCTGGTGGTGCACGACAACCCACTGGAGGACATCACCACCCTCACCGATCCGGAGGCGCAACTGCTGATGATCATGAAGGGCGGCAAGGTCTATCGCGAGGGTAGCGTTGCCCTCACCTCAAGATAG
- a CDS encoding OsmC domain/YcaO domain-containing protein, translating into MEIKVNYLDNLRLEAKFDDFTVISDQPIRYKGDGSAPGPFDYFLASSAMCAAYFVKVYCNARDIPTENIRLSQNNIVDPENRYKQIFKIQVELPEDLSDKDRQGIMRSIERCSVKRVVQNVPEFQIETVENLDEDAQALLMAEPEEGASTWIEGKDLPLEQTIANMTSILESLGMQIEIASWRNIVPHVWSLHIRDAHSNMCFTNGKGSTKESALCSALGEFIERLSCNFFYNDQFFGEEIANSEFVHYPDEKWFQPGPNDELPEGILDAYCREFYDPDGELRGSNLIDTNSGKVERGIVSLPFVRQSDGEVIYFPSNLIENLYLSNGMSAGNTLHEAQVQCLSEIFERAVKKQIIEEEIALPDVPHEVLAKYPEILEGVEALEKQGFPVLVKDASLGGQYPVMCVTLMNPRTGGVFASFGAHPSFEVALERSLTELLQGRSFEGLNDFMPPTFNSLAVTEPNNFVEHFIDSSGLVSWRFFSARADVEFVEWDFSGTNEEEAERLFGILEELGLEAYMAVHEDLGAPVCRILVPGYSEVYPVEDLIWDNTNKALLFREDILHIHELSDEQLGDLLERLEETQIDDHEDIITLIGIEFDENTVWGQLTILELKLLINLALGQHEEALERVEMFLQFNDNTVERGLFYQAVNAVLEIALDDELELDDYLYNFTRMFGEATMQAVVGSVNGEVRFHGLEPTNMRLEGLERHQRLIESYKKLHAHRAAKAEMMVAEA; encoded by the coding sequence ATGGAAATCAAGGTCAACTATCTCGACAACCTCCGGCTGGAGGCCAAGTTCGATGACTTCACGGTCATCTCCGACCAGCCCATCCGCTACAAGGGCGATGGCTCGGCGCCTGGCCCCTTCGATTACTTCCTGGCGTCGTCGGCGATGTGCGCGGCGTATTTCGTCAAGGTCTACTGCAATGCGCGCGATATTCCCACCGAGAATATCCGGCTGTCGCAGAACAACATCGTCGACCCGGAGAACCGCTACAAGCAGATCTTCAAGATCCAGGTCGAGCTGCCGGAGGATCTGTCCGACAAGGATCGCCAGGGCATCATGCGTTCCATCGAGCGCTGCTCGGTCAAGCGAGTGGTGCAGAACGTGCCCGAGTTCCAGATCGAGACGGTCGAGAACCTGGACGAGGATGCCCAAGCGCTGTTGATGGCCGAGCCGGAGGAGGGCGCGAGTACCTGGATCGAGGGCAAGGATCTGCCGCTGGAGCAGACCATCGCCAACATGACGAGCATTCTCGAGTCACTCGGCATGCAGATCGAGATCGCCTCCTGGCGCAACATCGTGCCGCATGTGTGGTCGCTGCACATTCGCGATGCCCACTCCAACATGTGCTTCACCAACGGCAAGGGTTCGACCAAGGAGAGCGCGCTGTGCTCGGCTCTGGGCGAGTTCATCGAGCGCTTGAGCTGCAACTTCTTCTACAACGATCAGTTCTTCGGCGAGGAGATCGCCAACAGCGAGTTCGTCCACTACCCCGACGAGAAGTGGTTCCAGCCGGGACCGAACGACGAGCTGCCGGAGGGCATCCTGGATGCCTACTGCCGGGAGTTCTACGACCCGGATGGCGAATTGCGCGGCTCAAACCTGATCGACACCAATTCCGGCAAGGTGGAGCGCGGCATCGTCTCGCTGCCGTTCGTGCGCCAGTCGGATGGCGAGGTGATCTACTTCCCCTCGAACCTGATCGAAAACCTCTACCTCAGTAATGGCATGAGTGCCGGCAACACCCTGCATGAGGCGCAGGTGCAGTGCCTGTCGGAGATCTTCGAGCGGGCGGTGAAGAAGCAGATCATCGAGGAAGAGATCGCGCTGCCGGACGTGCCGCATGAAGTGCTGGCCAAGTACCCCGAGATTCTCGAGGGTGTCGAGGCACTGGAGAAGCAGGGCTTCCCGGTGCTGGTCAAGGATGCCTCCCTGGGCGGACAGTATCCGGTCATGTGCGTCACCCTGATGAACCCGCGCACGGGCGGGGTCTTCGCGTCCTTCGGTGCGCATCCGAGCTTCGAGGTGGCACTGGAGCGCAGCCTGACTGAACTGTTGCAGGGCCGTAGCTTCGAAGGCCTGAACGACTTCATGCCGCCGACCTTCAATTCGCTCGCTGTCACCGAGCCGAACAACTTCGTCGAGCACTTTATCGATTCCTCGGGGCTGGTCTCCTGGCGTTTCTTCAGTGCCCGAGCCGATGTCGAGTTCGTCGAGTGGGATTTCTCGGGCACGAACGAGGAGGAGGCCGAGCGCCTGTTCGGTATCCTTGAGGAACTGGGGCTGGAAGCCTACATGGCTGTCCATGAGGACCTGGGCGCGCCGGTGTGCCGCATCCTGGTGCCGGGGTATTCCGAGGTTTACCCGGTGGAGGACCTGATCTGGGACAACACCAACAAGGCGCTGTTGTTCCGCGAGGATATCCTGCACATCCACGAGCTGAGTGACGAGCAACTGGGCGACCTGCTGGAGCGCCTGGAAGAGACCCAGATCGATGACCACGAGGACATCATCACCCTGATCGGCATCGAGTTCGACGAGAACACCGTCTGGGGACAGCTCACCATCCTCGAGCTGAAACTGCTGATCAACCTGGCGCTCGGCCAGCACGAGGAAGCCCTGGAACGGGTCGAGATGTTCCTGCAGTTCAACGACAACACCGTCGAGCGTGGGCTCTTCTACCAGGCGGTGAACGCGGTGCTGGAAATCGCTCTGGACGACGAACTCGAGCTGGACGACTACCTCTACAACTTCACGCGCATGTTCGGCGAAGCGACCATGCAAGCCGTGGTTGGCTCAGTGAACGGCGAGGTGCGCTTCCACGGCCTGGAGCCGACCAATATGCGGCTGGAAGGCCTCGAGCGGCACCAGCGTTTGATCGAGAGCTACAAGAAGCTGCATGCCCACCGGGCCGCCAAGGCGGAGATGATGGTCGCCGAGGCTTGA
- a CDS encoding DUF4062 domain-containing protein has translation MARQEHVLTVFVASPSDVEAERGRLEDVIRELNITWSRELGIRLDLVRWETHAYPGFGVDAQDLVNEQIPEDYDLFVGIMWCRYGTPTGRAGSGTVEEFERAKSRYDTDKSSVNLMVYFKDEPIPPSHLDPDQLVKVNAFKNSLGAEGGLYWKFAGIDQFEKLIRLHLTRQVQAFKSQSTLAARDEATSNEKEVAAIEYDDAGILDLMEGFQDKFLELTEITKRIAASIEELGAKITERTAEIKDLPRDSKGNADPQEAKRLISMAASDMNHFTARIEAELPLYNDAMNTGMNLFIKAATRSVDLENDPEDVRSGLGALQTLHSKIATSKQTTVEFRESIAGLPRMTTTLNKAKRISVDAIDRLLEELTNSDQLLTESEKVVIDLLDGSGNT, from the coding sequence GTGGCGAGACAAGAACATGTGTTGACGGTGTTCGTGGCTTCACCTAGCGACGTAGAAGCCGAACGCGGAAGACTGGAAGACGTGATCCGAGAATTGAATATTACTTGGAGTCGAGAGCTTGGTATAAGGCTTGATCTGGTCCGCTGGGAAACTCACGCCTACCCCGGATTTGGAGTAGACGCTCAAGACCTAGTCAATGAGCAAATACCTGAAGACTACGATTTGTTCGTTGGAATCATGTGGTGTCGGTACGGAACTCCGACTGGAAGAGCGGGGTCTGGTACTGTTGAGGAATTTGAGCGCGCTAAATCGCGTTACGACACTGACAAGAGTTCTGTTAATTTGATGGTTTATTTTAAGGATGAGCCAATACCTCCTAGTCACTTAGATCCAGATCAACTTGTAAAAGTGAACGCATTTAAAAATTCGCTGGGTGCCGAAGGTGGGTTGTATTGGAAGTTTGCAGGAATCGATCAGTTTGAAAAGCTAATCCGTCTTCACTTAACGAGGCAAGTTCAAGCATTCAAATCACAGTCAACTTTAGCTGCGAGGGATGAGGCTACGAGCAATGAGAAAGAAGTCGCAGCTATTGAATATGACGATGCCGGTATTTTGGACTTAATGGAGGGTTTTCAAGATAAGTTTTTAGAGCTTACTGAGATTACAAAAAGAATCGCGGCTTCCATTGAAGAACTGGGGGCCAAAATTACAGAAAGAACGGCTGAGATAAAGGATCTACCAAGAGACTCAAAGGGCAATGCAGATCCCCAGGAAGCGAAACGGCTAATATCTATGGCTGCTTCTGATATGAACCATTTTACGGCAAGGATCGAGGCAGAGCTACCCCTGTACAATGATGCCATGAATACCGGGATGAATTTATTCATCAAAGCTGCAACCAGGTCTGTAGATCTAGAAAATGATCCCGAAGATGTAAGAAGTGGATTGGGGGCACTTCAAACCTTACATAGCAAAATTGCAACGTCTAAGCAGACTACAGTGGAGTTTCGCGAATCAATAGCAGGACTTCCGAGAATGACTACTACATTGAACAAGGCGAAGCGGATTTCCGTTGACGCTATCGACAGATTGCTGGAGGAGCTAACAAATAGCGACCAATTGTTAACAGAGTCTGAGAAAGTGGTAATTGATCTTCTGGATGGATCAGGTAACACATAA
- a CDS encoding GNAT family N-acetyltransferase: MEVKIYSEERAKEIADLFHQLVHSIDPSVYSPEQQEVWEPTPPDYERWSQRLKEKKPFIAIIDNRIADFIELDPDGHIDYIYTHPDFLGCGVASVLFEYLLKQAMSLNLERLYVEASCVARPFFENRGFSIIQRDEVKRHGVTLVNFTMERRLHPNNQMQPTADVSAD, translated from the coding sequence ATGGAAGTCAAAATTTACTCTGAAGAAAGAGCGAAAGAGATTGCGGATCTGTTCCATCAATTGGTGCATAGCATCGATCCTTCGGTATATTCGCCTGAGCAACAGGAAGTATGGGAGCCGACGCCTCCGGACTATGAGCGTTGGTCGCAGCGTCTGAAAGAAAAGAAGCCATTTATAGCTATTATCGACAATCGCATTGCCGATTTTATAGAGCTCGACCCGGATGGCCATATTGATTATATCTACACACATCCTGATTTCCTGGGCTGCGGGGTGGCTTCTGTGTTGTTTGAGTACCTGCTTAAACAAGCCATGTCACTAAATCTGGAGCGTTTGTATGTTGAAGCATCTTGCGTAGCAAGGCCATTTTTTGAAAATCGTGGTTTTTCTATAATTCAGAGAGATGAAGTCAAAAGGCATGGCGTAACTTTGGTTAATTTCACAATGGAAAGACGTCTACACCCTAACAATCAAATGCAGCCGACCGCTGACGTGTCGGCTGATTAG
- a CDS encoding aminoglycoside nucleotidyltransferase ANT9: MRDMVEPEIPEEAKQAQSVVEAVFGDAIVGVYLFGSAIVGGLKRDSDVDIMVVVNHSPTFLQRKSLVARLMKVSGAIENPKGTRPVELTVVTVSDVVPWRFPPRAEFIYGEWLREEFKTGSVPEPARDPDLTIVLKKVLDNSLPLYGGDASETFEPVPLADIQKAIRDSLPNLLTEVVGDERNVVLTLSRMWLTATTGEIAPKDVATAWAENQVPLEHARLLKYAREGYLGRIEDRWEDKHEDMKELVSYMENKITESLDDL, from the coding sequence TTGAGAGATATGGTAGAGCCAGAGATCCCAGAAGAAGCAAAGCAGGCCCAGTCCGTCGTTGAAGCCGTGTTTGGTGATGCGATCGTCGGTGTCTACCTTTTCGGATCGGCTATCGTTGGTGGCCTTAAGCGTGACAGTGACGTTGACATCATGGTCGTGGTCAATCATTCGCCTACCTTTCTGCAAAGGAAATCTTTAGTTGCTCGGCTGATGAAGGTATCCGGTGCGATCGAGAACCCGAAAGGCACTAGGCCGGTAGAGCTGACAGTGGTAACGGTGTCTGATGTTGTTCCTTGGCGATTCCCGCCTCGGGCTGAGTTTATCTACGGAGAGTGGTTGCGAGAGGAGTTCAAGACTGGAAGTGTGCCGGAACCTGCACGCGATCCCGACCTAACCATTGTTCTGAAAAAAGTACTCGATAATAGCTTGCCATTGTATGGAGGCGATGCTTCTGAGACTTTTGAGCCGGTTCCACTAGCTGATATCCAAAAGGCCATCCGTGATTCTTTACCCAATCTATTAACCGAGGTCGTGGGCGATGAGCGAAATGTGGTTTTGACATTGTCGCGAATGTGGCTGACCGCGACTACTGGTGAAATCGCTCCGAAGGATGTTGCCACGGCGTGGGCTGAAAATCAGGTTCCTCTTGAGCATGCAAGGTTGTTGAAGTATGCCCGAGAAGGCTACCTAGGAAGGATTGAAGATAGGTGGGAGGATAAGCATGAGGACATGAAAGAGCTTGTTTCCTATATGGAAAATAAAATTACGGAGAGTCTTGATGATCTGTAG
- a CDS encoding DUF3800 domain-containing protein: MSRNSQTNRKKKLANKRDKLRACRAKANAEKSKIATIYLDESGNTGHNIVDESQPVFTLSGCKYSNSEAEKLLALTGSKSPLEAHFKKLKRRKSGQDGIVRLMSHRLINKDYVKVELFYKSFMVTTKIVDLLIEHMLHLNGHDLYVNGANIGLSNMWFYCMPAFCGQDRVQAMYESFVNMVKEQSEESIDSFYQSVEVLKENSINEDFKEDLNLILHTRNYVHDALNGIDKTSLDPSIPALFSQCVSWGNVHPKGFYIIHDDSHSIEKQKIMFSQFMDWTQSPIELGYDRRKFKLPLRGKGLEFSSSESHPQLQVADIIASSMAYWADGVARGEKEDYLFLELNKLNLDKLTTNNKIWPTRNVTPSDLGTVHDGGLNAANHGAYFLMKAKANAEITT; this comes from the coding sequence ATGAGTCGTAATAGTCAAACTAATAGGAAAAAGAAGTTAGCAAATAAAAGAGATAAGCTGAGGGCTTGTAGGGCCAAAGCTAATGCTGAAAAATCCAAGATAGCAACTATTTACTTGGATGAGTCTGGAAATACTGGTCATAATATAGTTGACGAAAGTCAACCGGTTTTCACGCTCTCGGGCTGTAAATATTCTAATAGCGAAGCTGAGAAGTTGCTTGCACTGACAGGCTCAAAATCACCTTTAGAGGCTCATTTCAAAAAATTAAAGCGCCGGAAGTCTGGACAAGATGGAATTGTAAGGCTAATGAGCCATCGACTTATAAATAAAGATTATGTGAAAGTAGAGCTTTTTTATAAAAGCTTTATGGTGACTACCAAGATAGTTGACCTCCTAATTGAACACATGCTCCACCTAAATGGCCATGATTTATATGTAAATGGAGCAAACATAGGGCTTTCAAATATGTGGTTCTATTGCATGCCTGCGTTTTGTGGTCAGGATCGAGTCCAGGCTATGTATGAATCGTTCGTTAACATGGTTAAAGAACAGTCTGAAGAATCAATAGATTCGTTTTATCAGAGTGTAGAGGTCCTTAAAGAAAATTCAATTAATGAGGATTTTAAAGAAGACCTTAATTTGATCCTGCATACTCGGAATTATGTGCATGATGCGCTGAATGGGATCGATAAGACATCACTTGACCCATCAATACCAGCATTATTTTCACAATGTGTAAGCTGGGGAAACGTGCATCCAAAAGGGTTTTATATCATTCATGATGATTCCCATAGTATTGAAAAACAAAAAATTATGTTTTCCCAGTTTATGGATTGGACCCAAAGTCCTATAGAGCTTGGTTATGACAGACGGAAGTTTAAATTACCCTTAAGAGGAAAGGGTTTGGAATTTTCAAGCTCTGAATCGCATCCTCAATTACAGGTTGCAGACATTATTGCTAGCTCGATGGCTTATTGGGCAGACGGTGTTGCAAGAGGTGAAAAAGAAGACTACTTGTTTCTTGAGTTAAATAAGTTGAATTTGGATAAGTTAACTACAAATAACAAAATATGGCCAACGCGGAATGTTACTCCAAGCGATCTAGGTACGGTCCACGATGGCGGGCTAAATGCAGCGAATCATGGTGCATATTTCTTGATGAAGGCAAAGGCTAATGCTGAAATAACCACTTAA
- a CDS encoding poly-gamma-glutamate hydrolase family protein, whose protein sequence is MDKYSNFEALIAEQTEGRDFRVRVALREGAMVASIAPHGGAIEPGTSELAIAIAGNQLSFAVFEGTKATQNRELHITSTNFDEPRCIEVVAGARTAVAIHGENSQEATVFTGGADMMLRSHINNALLDAGFTVREHENPNLQGKSPLNICNRGTNGAGVQLELSRGLRNTFFESLNAAGRARQTQEFHQFVDAVHQGLSRAGLL, encoded by the coding sequence ATGGATAAATACTCGAATTTTGAAGCGCTAATAGCAGAGCAAACCGAAGGACGTGACTTCCGCGTTCGGGTGGCGTTGCGAGAAGGGGCGATGGTGGCTTCAATCGCACCTCATGGAGGGGCAATTGAGCCGGGCACATCAGAGTTGGCCATCGCTATTGCTGGTAATCAACTTAGTTTCGCGGTTTTTGAGGGCACAAAGGCAACGCAGAACAGGGAGTTGCATATTACCAGCACAAACTTCGATGAACCTCGTTGTATCGAAGTAGTCGCGGGGGCTCGTACTGCGGTGGCGATACATGGAGAAAACAGCCAAGAGGCTACGGTATTTACCGGCGGTGCCGACATGATGCTTCGCTCCCATATAAACAACGCACTTTTAGATGCAGGCTTTACTGTGCGAGAACATGAAAACCCTAACCTTCAAGGGAAATCGCCACTGAATATCTGCAATCGCGGAACGAACGGAGCTGGTGTCCAATTAGAGCTATCCCGTGGACTGAGGAATACTTTCTTCGAGTCTCTCAATGCAGCTGGAAGAGCGCGCCAGACTCAAGAGTTCCATCAATTCGTCGATGCCGTGCACCAGGGGCTAAGCCGTGCAGGCCTGCTCTAA
- a CDS encoding tautomerase family protein: MIVIYGIKEHLNPIKAQLSDVIHGCMQSVLGMPEDKRAHRFIPMDAEDFYYPGGRTPAYTAIEINMMQGRSAETQKALIKTLFQSLEAEVGLAPVDVEVTLKEQPPHCWGFRGMTGDEARDLKYSVKV; the protein is encoded by the coding sequence GTGATAGTCATCTATGGCATCAAGGAACACCTGAACCCCATCAAGGCCCAGCTCTCCGATGTTATCCATGGCTGCATGCAGTCGGTACTGGGAATGCCGGAGGACAAGAGGGCGCATCGTTTCATTCCGATGGACGCCGAGGATTTCTACTACCCGGGTGGCCGAACGCCGGCCTATACGGCCATAGAAATCAATATGATGCAGGGACGCTCGGCGGAGACCCAGAAAGCCTTGATCAAGACGCTCTTTCAGAGTCTGGAGGCTGAGGTAGGTCTCGCCCCCGTGGATGTGGAAGTGACGCTCAAGGAACAACCCCCGCACTGTTGGGGCTTCCGAGGCATGACCGGCGACGAGGCGCGAGACCTCAAATACTCGGTCAAGGTATAG